One Nicotiana tomentosiformis chromosome 4, ASM39032v3, whole genome shotgun sequence genomic window carries:
- the LOC104118054 gene encoding uncharacterized membrane protein At1g16860-like: MGSRTGSHQLSNGLIVSGRPEQLKERQPTMASRAVPYTGGDVKKSGELGKMYGVGPPGPPPTLLKHSSRSSSSQHNNSGPVRSGPNSGPMVHKPGSSGPIRKSSSSSSGQLMTPIQPTGLITSGPLSSNAGRRSGPLEPTGSFKKVVHGSAVTSLGDEIKLGFRVSRVAMWVFLVVVLMGLVVGAFLMVAVKKAMILVAVAGVLAPMVVILLWNFGYKERGLLGFLKRYPDAELRGAVDGQYVKVTGVVTCGSIPLETSFQQIPRCVYASTELYEYKGWGGKSAHPSHHCFSWGRRHSEKYVADFYISDFQSGLRAMVKAGYGAKVSPFVKPTTVIDVTKSNKELSPNFLRWLTDRSLSSDDRIMRLKEGYIKEGSTVSVMGVVRRHENVLMIVPPAEPISTGCQWTSCLLPTYIEGLILTCDDSQNSDVIPV, from the exons ATGGGTTCTCGAACCGGGTCGCATCAGCTGAGCAACGGGTTAATCGTCTCGGGTCGACCCGAGCAGTTGAAGGAACGTCAGCCCACAATGGCCTCCCGCGCCGTGCCGTACACTGGTGGCGACGTCAAGAAGTCCGGCGAGCTGGGGAAGATGTACGGCGTCGGTCCTCCTGGCCCACCACCAACTCTTCTCAAACACTCATCGAGGTCCTCATCTTCACAGCATAACAACAGCGGACCCGTTAGATCCGGCCCGAATTCCGGCCCTATGGTCCATAAACCCGGAAGCTCCGGCCCGATTAGGAAATCATCATCGTCTTCCTCCGGTCAGCTTATGACCCCGATTCAACCTACTGGCCTCATTACATCTGGCCCGTTGAGTTCTAATGCGGGCCGGCGATCCGGCCCGCTCGAGCCCACCGGTTCGTTTAAGAAAGTTGTGCACGGTTCTGCTGTTACGAGCTTGGGAGATGAGATAAAGCTAGGATTCAGGGTTTCAAGAGTGGCAATGTGGGTGTTTTTAGTGGTAGTGTTGATGGGTTTGGTGGTGGGTGCATTTCTAATGGTGGCGGTGAAAAAGGCGATGATTCTCGTGGCGGTAGCGGGTGTTTTAGCTCCAATGGTGGTGATTTTACTGTGGAATTTTGGGTATAAAGAACGAGGGTTGTTGGGTTTTTTGAAAAGATATCCTGATGCTGAGCTTAGAGGTGCCGTTGATGGTCAATATGTCAAGGTCACTGGG GTTGTCACTTGTGGAAGTATCCCACTTGAAACTTCCTTTCAGCAGATACCAAGATGTGTATATGCTTCTACGGAACTGTATGAATACAAAGGTTGGGGCGGTAAATCTGCACATCCTAGCCACCATTGCTTCTCATGGGGACGCAGGCATTCGGAG AAATATGTAGCTGATTTCTATATCTCAGACTTCCAGTCTGGATTAAGAGCTATGGTGAAGGCAGGCTATGGAGCGAAAGTTTCCCCATTTGTCAAGCCGACAACAGTTATTGATGTAACAAAGAGTAACAAAGAGTTGTCTCCCAACTTCCTGCGATGGCTTACTGATCGGAGCCTCTCAAGTGATGACCGCATAATGCGCCTCAAAGAAGG CTACATCAAAGAAGGGAGCACTGTAAGCGTCATGGGTGTTGTAAGGCGCCATGAGAATGTCCTAATGATTGTTCCACCAGCGGAGCCTATTTCAACAGGCTGTCAGTGGACCAGTTGTCTTCTCCCTACTTACATTGAAGGTCTCATCTTGACGTGTGACGACAGTCAGAATTCAGATGTGATCCCTGTATAA
- the LOC104118053 gene encoding serine/threonine/tyrosine-protein kinase HT1-like: MASSCFNPFRLRRTKSKPLSVPSSSRTQWNSADMTTMEKKRFDSLESWSMILESDNVETWETSKEDQKEEWTADLSQLFIGNKFASGAHSRIYRGIYKQRAVAVKMVRIPTHKEETRAKLEQQFKSEVALLSRLYHPNIVQFIAACKKPPVYCIITEYMSQGTLRMYLNKKEPYSLSTETVLRLALDISRGMEYLHSQGVIHRDLKSSNLLLNDAMRVKVADFGTSCLETQCREAKGNMGTYRWMAPEMIKEKPYTRKVDVYSFGIVLWELTTALLPFQGMTPVQAAFAVAEKNERPPLPASCQLALAHLIKRCWAANPSKRPDFTHIVSALEKYDECVKEGLPLTLHSGLVSRNAIIERLKGCVSMRSSSIPVHV, encoded by the exons ATGGCTAGTTCTTGTTTTAATCCGTTTAGGCTGCGAAGGACGAAAAGCAAACCATTATCAGTACCATCATCCTCAAGAACACAGTGGAATTCAGCAGATATGACTACAATGGAAAAGAAGAGATTTGATAGTTTAGAGTCATGGTCAATGATATTAGAATCTGATAATGTTGAAACTTGGGAAACATCAAAGGAAGATCAAAAAGAAGAATGGACAGCTGATTTATCTCAGCTTTTTATTGGTAATAAGTTTGCATCAGGAGCACATAGTAGGATTTATAGAGGGATTTATAAGCAAAGAGCAGTTGCTGTGAAAATGGTGAGGATTCCAACTCATAAGGAGGAGACTAGAGCTAAACTTGAACAACAGTTCAAGTCTGAAGTTGCTTTGCTTTCTCGCCTCTATCATCCCAATATAGTGCAG TTCATCGCGGCTTGTAAGAAACCTCCTGTATACTGTATCATTACAGAATACATGTCACAAGGAACTCTGAGGATGTACCTGAACAAgaaagaaccatattcactttCAACAGAAACTGTTCTAAGGTTAGCACTTGATATATCAAGAGGAATGGAATATCTTCATTCACAAGGGGTGATCCATAGAGACCTGAAATCAAGTAATTTACTCTTAAATGATGCGATGCGCGTTAAGGTGGCTGATTTTGGCACGTCGTGTCTTGAAACACAGTGCAGAGAGGCTAAAGGTAATATGGGAACGTATCGATGGATGGCGCCGGAGATGATCAAAGAGAAACCTTATACTCGGAAAGTTGATGTTTACAGTTTTGGGATTGTGCTTTGGGAACTCACAACAGCTTTGTTACCATTTCAAGGAATGACACCAGTGCAGGCTGCTTTTGCTGTTGCTGAAAAG AACGAACGACCACCCTTGCCAGCGAGTTGTCAACTTGCGCTAGCACATCTGATAAAGCGCTGTTGGGCAGCTAACCCTTCAAAAAGGCCAGATTTCACACACATTGTATCTGCATTAGAAAAATATGATGAATGTGTCAAAGAAGGACTTCCATTGACCCTTCATTCAGGGCTAGTTAGTCGAAACGCCATTATTGAACGCTTGAAAGGTTGTGTATCCATGAGATCTTCATCTATACCTGTACATGTCTGA
- the LOC104118055 gene encoding tropinone reductase-like 3 — protein sequence MEKIGKRFEGKVVIVTASTQGIGFTIAERLALEGASVVISSRKQKNVDDAVKTLSDRGIEVFGLVCHVSNAQQRKNLIERTIQKYGKLDVIVSNAAVNPSVDAILETKESVLDKLWDINVKASILLLQDAAPYLKKGSSVVLISSISGYSPPASMGMYGVTKTALLGLTKALASEMSPDTRVNCVAPGFVPTHFADFITQNEHVRREIEGKTLLNRLGTTQDMAAAVAYLASDDAAYVTGETLVVAGGMPSRL from the exons ATGGAGAAGATTGGAAAAAGATTTGAAGGGAAAGTGGTGATTGTCACAGCTTCAACACAGGGTATTGGCTTTACTATTGCGGAGAGACTTGCTTTAGAAGGTGCTTCTGTTGTTATCTCCTCTCGTAAACAG AAAAATGTAGATGACGCAGTAAAGACACTTAGTGATCGAGGAATTGAAGTCTTTGGATTAGTATGTCATGTGTCAAATGCACAACAGAGGAAGAATTTGATAGAGAGGACCATTCAG AAATATGGGAAATTAGATGTGATTGTGTCAAACGCTGCTGTCAATCCTTCAGTTGATGCAATACTAGAAACAAAAGAATCAGTCCTTGACAAGCTGTGGGATATCAATGTCAAAGCCTCTATACTATTACTACAA GACGCAGCTCCTTACCTTAAGAAGGGTTCGTCAGTTGTTCTGATTTCCTCAATTTCTGGTTACTCACCACCAGCTTCCATGGGTATGTATGGGGTGACAAAAACGGCGCTTCTTGGACTTACTAAG GCTCTAGCATCTGAAATGAGTCCGGATACTCGTGTTAACTGTGTAGCACCGGGTTTTGTACCTACACACTTTGCTGATTTCATTACACAGAATGAACATGTG AGGAGAGAGATTGAGGGTAAGACATTACTCAATAGGCTTGGAACAACACAAGATATGGCCGCAGCTGTTGCGTATTTGGCTTCTGATGATGCTGCTTATGTAACCGGAGAAACTCTGGTTGTCGCTGGAGGAATGCCTTCCAGACTTTAA